One stretch of Clavelina lepadiformis chromosome 6, kaClaLepa1.1, whole genome shotgun sequence DNA includes these proteins:
- the LOC143462786 gene encoding glutathione hydrolase 1 proenzyme-like isoform X1, whose product MIKHATNLNFVTAMKLARIVHVHRNFQLKAVHSPETFPATETFPATETFDNAAVAADAGNCSEIGKQILMKGGSVVDAAIAAMLCVGVYNSQSCGIGGGVLMTIYNATTGRATVIDAIDMAPNLASRDMYGKDQSLTELGTLAVAVPGQIAGFWEAHQRFGKLPWKDLFEPSIKIAEEGYVVGTAHARGIALTAPNMLDRDLNLWPVFTNLDGSLKKAGDTIRRPQLAATLRTIADKGADVFYRGSLASDIVADLRDGYVLKPGGESIMTETDLDNYRTNVKPALNVAVGDFTLFVPGPPASGSVLALILNILDGYNFTPEDMNEERQMLTYHRMIEAFRFAYARRSWLGDDRTNKNITEVAINMTSKLYAESLRLKINDSFTQEPGYYDEQFVLPDDQGTSHLCVVGPGGHAVSMTSSLNTRFGSKVRGRRTGIIFNNNMNDFSLPGMPSRHELAESPSNYIVPGNRPFSSMCPSVITQTDPQTGKRKLKMVLGVAGGPKITTTTAMIILNSLFFGDDVGTSVAKKRIHYQVAGPVKVENGFDKEVVDGLIQKGHDIEVEKSLFSIVQAILANEDGTLSAACDSRKGGRPSGF is encoded by the exons ATGATCAAACATGCCACGAACCTT AATTTCGTGACTGCAATGAAACTTGCCCGCATTGTCCA TGTACACCGTAACTTCCAACTCAAAGCGGTTCACAGTCCTGAAACATTTCCTGCTACAGAAACATTTCCAGCTACAGAAACATTTGATAACGCGGCTGTGGCAGCGGACGCGGGTAATTGTTCCGAGATTGGAAAACAAATTCTCATGAAAGGGGGTTCAGTGGTCGACGCCGCAATCGCTGCCATGCTTTGTGTTGGAGTTTACAATTCACAAAG CTGTGGAATCGGTGGGGGTGTTTTGATGACAATCTACAACGCCACAACGGGAAGAGCCACGGTAATTGATGCCATTGATATGGCGCCAAACCTTGCATCACGTGATATGTACGGAAAAGATCAATCGCTTACAGAATTAG GAACActtgctgttgctgtgccCGGTCAAATTGCAGGATTTTGGGAAGCTCATCAAAGATTCGGGAAATTGCCTTGGAAAGATCTCTTTGAACCAAGCATTAAGATTGCAGAGGAAGGTTATGTCGTGGGAACTGCTCATGCTAGAGGCATCGCTTTGACAGCTCCTAATATGTTGGACCGGGATCTCAATTTATG GCCTGTATTTACCAACCTTGACGGTAGCTTGAAAAAGGCGGGAGATACGATCAGGCGACCCCAGCTAGCGGCCACTTTACGAACAATCGCCGATAAAGGAGCTGACGTATTTTATCGAGGATCTCTCGCATCTGACATTGTTGCTGATTTGCGCGATGGTTATGTGTTAAAGCCGGGTGGAGAGAGCATTATGACGGAGACTGATCTCGACAATTACAG GACGAACGTAAAACCTGCGTTGAACGTGGCCGTTGGTGACTTCACCCTCTTTGTTCCAGGACCACCAGCCAGTGGATCAGTGCTGGCCCTTATTCTGAACATATTAGATG GTTACAATTTCACCCCAGAGGACATGAATGAAGAACGACAAATGCTGACCTATCATCGCATGATCGAAGCCTTTCGCTTCGCATACGCCAGGCGTTCGTGGTTGGGTGATGACCGGaccaacaaaaatataactgaG GTTGCAATAAACATGACGTCGAAGTTGTATGCTGAATCACTTCGCTTGAAAATCAACGACTCGTTCACTCAAGAGCCAGGATATTACGACGAACAATTTGTTCTCCCTGACGATCAAGGCACCTCCCATCTGTGTGTTGTTGGACCGGGGGGGCATGCAGTGTCAATGACCAGCTCATTAAATACGCG TTTCGGGAGCAAAGTTCGTGGTCGAAGAACTGGAATCATTTTCAACAATAACATGAACGACTTTTCATTGCCGGGTATGCCAAGTCGCCACG AACTCGCGGAATCTCCATCGAATTACATTGTCCCGGGTAATCGGCCATTTTCAAGCATGTGCCCATCCGTAATTACCCAGACCGATCCGCAAACAGGCAagagaaaattgaaaatggtTCTAGGCGTTGCCGGTGGCCCCAAGATCACAACAACGACAGCCATG ATAATTTTGAACTCACTATTTTTCGGTGATGACGTTGGTACCAGCGTTGCTAAGAAACGCATTCACTACCAAGTTGCTGGCCCAGTCAAGGTTGAAAACGGGTTTGACAAG GAAGTTGTTGATGGATTGATACAAAAAGGACACGATATAGAAGTGGAAAAATCTTTGTTCTCCATTGTCCAGGCCATTCTCGCCAACGAGGATGGAACGTTGAGCGCCGCATGTGATTCCCGAAAAGGGGGACGTCCCTCTGGATTTTAG
- the LOC143462786 gene encoding glutathione hydrolase 1 proenzyme-like isoform X2: protein MKGGSVVDAAIAAMLCVGVYNSQSCGIGGGVLMTIYNATTGRATVIDAIDMAPNLASRDMYGKDQSLTELGTLAVAVPGQIAGFWEAHQRFGKLPWKDLFEPSIKIAEEGYVVGTAHARGIALTAPNMLDRDLNLWPVFTNLDGSLKKAGDTIRRPQLAATLRTIADKGADVFYRGSLASDIVADLRDGYVLKPGGESIMTETDLDNYRTNVKPALNVAVGDFTLFVPGPPASGSVLALILNILDGYNFTPEDMNEERQMLTYHRMIEAFRFAYARRSWLGDDRTNKNITEVAINMTSKLYAESLRLKINDSFTQEPGYYDEQFVLPDDQGTSHLCVVGPGGHAVSMTSSLNTRFGSKVRGRRTGIIFNNNMNDFSLPGMPSRHELAESPSNYIVPGNRPFSSMCPSVITQTDPQTGKRKLKMVLGVAGGPKITTTTAMIILNSLFFGDDVGTSVAKKRIHYQVAGPVKVENGFDKEVVDGLIQKGHDIEVEKSLFSIVQAILANEDGTLSAACDSRKGGRPSGF from the exons ATGAAAGGGGGTTCAGTGGTCGACGCCGCAATCGCTGCCATGCTTTGTGTTGGAGTTTACAATTCACAAAG CTGTGGAATCGGTGGGGGTGTTTTGATGACAATCTACAACGCCACAACGGGAAGAGCCACGGTAATTGATGCCATTGATATGGCGCCAAACCTTGCATCACGTGATATGTACGGAAAAGATCAATCGCTTACAGAATTAG GAACActtgctgttgctgtgccCGGTCAAATTGCAGGATTTTGGGAAGCTCATCAAAGATTCGGGAAATTGCCTTGGAAAGATCTCTTTGAACCAAGCATTAAGATTGCAGAGGAAGGTTATGTCGTGGGAACTGCTCATGCTAGAGGCATCGCTTTGACAGCTCCTAATATGTTGGACCGGGATCTCAATTTATG GCCTGTATTTACCAACCTTGACGGTAGCTTGAAAAAGGCGGGAGATACGATCAGGCGACCCCAGCTAGCGGCCACTTTACGAACAATCGCCGATAAAGGAGCTGACGTATTTTATCGAGGATCTCTCGCATCTGACATTGTTGCTGATTTGCGCGATGGTTATGTGTTAAAGCCGGGTGGAGAGAGCATTATGACGGAGACTGATCTCGACAATTACAG GACGAACGTAAAACCTGCGTTGAACGTGGCCGTTGGTGACTTCACCCTCTTTGTTCCAGGACCACCAGCCAGTGGATCAGTGCTGGCCCTTATTCTGAACATATTAGATG GTTACAATTTCACCCCAGAGGACATGAATGAAGAACGACAAATGCTGACCTATCATCGCATGATCGAAGCCTTTCGCTTCGCATACGCCAGGCGTTCGTGGTTGGGTGATGACCGGaccaacaaaaatataactgaG GTTGCAATAAACATGACGTCGAAGTTGTATGCTGAATCACTTCGCTTGAAAATCAACGACTCGTTCACTCAAGAGCCAGGATATTACGACGAACAATTTGTTCTCCCTGACGATCAAGGCACCTCCCATCTGTGTGTTGTTGGACCGGGGGGGCATGCAGTGTCAATGACCAGCTCATTAAATACGCG TTTCGGGAGCAAAGTTCGTGGTCGAAGAACTGGAATCATTTTCAACAATAACATGAACGACTTTTCATTGCCGGGTATGCCAAGTCGCCACG AACTCGCGGAATCTCCATCGAATTACATTGTCCCGGGTAATCGGCCATTTTCAAGCATGTGCCCATCCGTAATTACCCAGACCGATCCGCAAACAGGCAagagaaaattgaaaatggtTCTAGGCGTTGCCGGTGGCCCCAAGATCACAACAACGACAGCCATG ATAATTTTGAACTCACTATTTTTCGGTGATGACGTTGGTACCAGCGTTGCTAAGAAACGCATTCACTACCAAGTTGCTGGCCCAGTCAAGGTTGAAAACGGGTTTGACAAG GAAGTTGTTGATGGATTGATACAAAAAGGACACGATATAGAAGTGGAAAAATCTTTGTTCTCCATTGTCCAGGCCATTCTCGCCAACGAGGATGGAACGTTGAGCGCCGCATGTGATTCCCGAAAAGGGGGACGTCCCTCTGGATTTTAG
- the LOC143462792 gene encoding glutathione hydrolase 1 proenzyme-like isoform X2, with protein sequence MKGGSVVDAAIAAMLCVGVCNSQSCGIGGGVLMTIYNATTGNATVIDAIDVAPILASRDMYGKDQSLTELGTLAVAVPGQIAGFWDAHQRFGKLLWKDLFEPSIKIAEEGYVVGSAHAAAIALTAPNMLDRDLNLWPVFTNLDGSLKKAGDTIRRPQLAATLRTIADKGADVFYRGSLASDIVADLRDGYVLKLGGESIMTETDLDNYRTNVKPALNVAVGDFSLFVPGPPASGSVLALILNILEGYNFTPEDMNEDRQMLTYHRIVEAFRFAYARRSWLGDDRTNKNINEVAINMTSKLYAESLRLKINDSFTQEPGYYDEQFVLPDDRGTSHLCVVGPGGHAVSMTSSLNTRFGSKVRGRRTGIIFNNDMNDFSLPDWPNRHGLPESPSNYIVPGNRPFSSMCPSVITQTDPQTGKRKLKMVLGVAGGPKITTTTAMIILNSLFFGDDVGTSVAKKRIHYQVAGPVKVENGFDKAIVDGLIQKGHDIEVEKGFFSHVQAILANDDGTLSATCDSRKGGRPFGF encoded by the exons ATGAAAGGGGGTTCAGTGGTCGACGCCGCAATAGCTGCCATGCTTTGTGTTGGAGTTTGTAATTCACAAAG CTGTGGAATCGGTGGGGGTGTTTTGATGACAATCTACAACGCCACAACAGGAAATGCCACGGTCATTGATGCCATTGATGTGGCGCCAATCCTTGCATCACGTGATATGTATGGAAAAGATCAATCGCTTACAGAATTAG GAACActtgctgttgctgtgccCGGTCAAATTGCAGGATTTTGGGACGCTCATCAAAGATTCGGGAAATTGCTTTGGAAAGATCTCTTTGAACCAAGTATTAAGATTGCAGAGGAAGGTTATGTTGTGGGGAGTGCTCACGCTGCAGCCATCGCTTTGACAGCTCCTAATATGTTGGACCGGGATCTCAATTTGTG GCCTGTATTTACCAACCTTGACGGTAGCTTGAAAAAGGCGGGAGATACGATCAGGCGACCCCAGCTAGCGGCCACTTTACGAACAATCGCCGATAAAGGAGCTGACGTATTTTATCGAGGATCTCTCGCATCTGACATTGTTGCTGATTTGCGCGATGGTTATGTGTTAAAGCTGGGTGGAGAGAGCATTATGACGGAGACTGATCTCGACAATTACAG GACGAACGTAAAACCTGCGTTGAACGTGGCCGTTGGTGACTTCAGCCTCTTTGTCCCAGGACCGCCAGCCAGTGGATCAGTGCTGGCCCTTATTCTGAACATATTAGAAG GTTACAATTTCACCCCAGAGGACATGAATGAAGACCGACAAATGCTGACCTATCATCGCATTGTTGAAGCTTTTCGCTTCGCATACGCCAGGCGTTCGTGGTTGGGTGACGACCGGaccaacaaaaatataaatgag GTTGCAATAAACATGACTTCAAAGTTATATGCTGAATCACTTCGCTTGAAAATCAACGACTCGTTCACTCAAGAGCCAGGATATTACGACGAACAATTCGTTCTCCCTGACGATCGAGGCACCTCCCATCTGTGCGTTGTTGGACCGGGGGGACATGCAGTGTCAATGACCAGCTCATTAAATACGCG CTTCGGGAGCAAAGTTCGTGGTCGAAGAACTGGAATCATTTTCAACAACGACATGAACGACTTTTCATTGCCAGACTGGCCCAATCGCCACG GGCTACCTGAATCTCCATCGAATTACATTGTCCCGGGTAATCGGCCATTTTCAAGCATGTGCCCATCCGTAATTACCCAGACGGATCCACAAACAGGCAagagaaaattgaaaatggtTCTAGGCGTTGCCGGTGGCCCCAAGATCACTACAACGACAGCCATG ATAATTTTGAACTCGTTATTTTTCGGTGATGACGTTGGTACCAGCGTTGCTAAGAAACGCATTCACTACCAAGTTGCTGGCCCAGTCAAGGTTGAAAACGGGTTTGACAAGGCAA TTGTTGATGGATTGATACAAAAAGGACACGATATAGAAGTGGAAAAAGGTTTTTTTTCCCATGTCCAGGCCATTCTCGCCAACGATGATGGAACGTTGAGTGCCACATGCGATTCCCGAAAAGGGGGACGTCCCTTTGGATTTTAG
- the LOC143462792 gene encoding glutathione hydrolase 1 proenzyme-like isoform X3: MKGGSVVDAAIAAMLCVGVCNSQSCGIGGGVLMTIYNATTGNATVIDAIDVAPILASRDMYGKDQSLTELGTLAVAVPGQIAGFWDAHQRFGKLLWKDLFEPSIKIAEEGYVVGSAHAAAIALTAPNMLDRDLNLWPVFTNLDGSLKKAGDTIRRPQLAATLRTIADKGADVFYRGSLASDIVADLRDGYVLKLGGESIMTETDLDNYRTNVKPALNVAVGDFSLFVPGPPASGSVLALILNILEEDMNEDRQMLTYHRIVEAFRFAYARRSWLGDDRTNKNINEVREVAINMTSKLYAESLRLKINDSFTQEPGYYDEQFVLPDDRGTSHLCVVGPGGHAVSMTSSLNTRFGSKVRGRRTGIIFNNDMNDFSLPDWPNRHGLPESPSNYIVPGNRPFSSMCPSVITQTDPQTGKRKLKMVLGVAGGPKITTTTAMIILNSLFFGDDVGTSVAKKRIHYQVAGPVKVENGFDKAIVDGLIQKGHDIEVEKGFFSHVQAILANDDGTLSATCDSRKGGRPFGF; encoded by the exons ATGAAAGGGGGTTCAGTGGTCGACGCCGCAATAGCTGCCATGCTTTGTGTTGGAGTTTGTAATTCACAAAG CTGTGGAATCGGTGGGGGTGTTTTGATGACAATCTACAACGCCACAACAGGAAATGCCACGGTCATTGATGCCATTGATGTGGCGCCAATCCTTGCATCACGTGATATGTATGGAAAAGATCAATCGCTTACAGAATTAG GAACActtgctgttgctgtgccCGGTCAAATTGCAGGATTTTGGGACGCTCATCAAAGATTCGGGAAATTGCTTTGGAAAGATCTCTTTGAACCAAGTATTAAGATTGCAGAGGAAGGTTATGTTGTGGGGAGTGCTCACGCTGCAGCCATCGCTTTGACAGCTCCTAATATGTTGGACCGGGATCTCAATTTGTG GCCTGTATTTACCAACCTTGACGGTAGCTTGAAAAAGGCGGGAGATACGATCAGGCGACCCCAGCTAGCGGCCACTTTACGAACAATCGCCGATAAAGGAGCTGACGTATTTTATCGAGGATCTCTCGCATCTGACATTGTTGCTGATTTGCGCGATGGTTATGTGTTAAAGCTGGGTGGAGAGAGCATTATGACGGAGACTGATCTCGACAATTACAG GACGAACGTAAAACCTGCGTTGAACGTGGCCGTTGGTGACTTCAGCCTCTTTGTCCCAGGACCGCCAGCCAGTGGATCAGTGCTGGCCCTTATTCTGAACATATTAGAAG AGGACATGAATGAAGACCGACAAATGCTGACCTATCATCGCATTGTTGAAGCTTTTCGCTTCGCATACGCCAGGCGTTCGTGGTTGGGTGACGACCGGaccaacaaaaatataaatgagGTAAGAGAG GTTGCAATAAACATGACTTCAAAGTTATATGCTGAATCACTTCGCTTGAAAATCAACGACTCGTTCACTCAAGAGCCAGGATATTACGACGAACAATTCGTTCTCCCTGACGATCGAGGCACCTCCCATCTGTGCGTTGTTGGACCGGGGGGACATGCAGTGTCAATGACCAGCTCATTAAATACGCG CTTCGGGAGCAAAGTTCGTGGTCGAAGAACTGGAATCATTTTCAACAACGACATGAACGACTTTTCATTGCCAGACTGGCCCAATCGCCACG GGCTACCTGAATCTCCATCGAATTACATTGTCCCGGGTAATCGGCCATTTTCAAGCATGTGCCCATCCGTAATTACCCAGACGGATCCACAAACAGGCAagagaaaattgaaaatggtTCTAGGCGTTGCCGGTGGCCCCAAGATCACTACAACGACAGCCATG ATAATTTTGAACTCGTTATTTTTCGGTGATGACGTTGGTACCAGCGTTGCTAAGAAACGCATTCACTACCAAGTTGCTGGCCCAGTCAAGGTTGAAAACGGGTTTGACAAGGCAA TTGTTGATGGATTGATACAAAAAGGACACGATATAGAAGTGGAAAAAGGTTTTTTTTCCCATGTCCAGGCCATTCTCGCCAACGATGATGGAACGTTGAGTGCCACATGCGATTCCCGAAAAGGGGGACGTCCCTTTGGATTTTAG
- the LOC143462792 gene encoding glutathione hydrolase 1 proenzyme-like isoform X1, which yields MKGGSVVDAAIAAMLCVGVCNSQSCGIGGGVLMTIYNATTGNATVIDAIDVAPILASRDMYGKDQSLTELGTLAVAVPGQIAGFWDAHQRFGKLLWKDLFEPSIKIAEEGYVVGSAHAAAIALTAPNMLDRDLNLWPVFTNLDGSLKKAGDTIRRPQLAATLRTIADKGADVFYRGSLASDIVADLRDGYVLKLGGESIMTETDLDNYRTNVKPALNVAVGDFSLFVPGPPASGSVLALILNILEGYNFTPEDMNEDRQMLTYHRIVEAFRFAYARRSWLGDDRTNKNINEVREVAINMTSKLYAESLRLKINDSFTQEPGYYDEQFVLPDDRGTSHLCVVGPGGHAVSMTSSLNTRFGSKVRGRRTGIIFNNDMNDFSLPDWPNRHGLPESPSNYIVPGNRPFSSMCPSVITQTDPQTGKRKLKMVLGVAGGPKITTTTAMIILNSLFFGDDVGTSVAKKRIHYQVAGPVKVENGFDKAIVDGLIQKGHDIEVEKGFFSHVQAILANDDGTLSATCDSRKGGRPFGF from the exons ATGAAAGGGGGTTCAGTGGTCGACGCCGCAATAGCTGCCATGCTTTGTGTTGGAGTTTGTAATTCACAAAG CTGTGGAATCGGTGGGGGTGTTTTGATGACAATCTACAACGCCACAACAGGAAATGCCACGGTCATTGATGCCATTGATGTGGCGCCAATCCTTGCATCACGTGATATGTATGGAAAAGATCAATCGCTTACAGAATTAG GAACActtgctgttgctgtgccCGGTCAAATTGCAGGATTTTGGGACGCTCATCAAAGATTCGGGAAATTGCTTTGGAAAGATCTCTTTGAACCAAGTATTAAGATTGCAGAGGAAGGTTATGTTGTGGGGAGTGCTCACGCTGCAGCCATCGCTTTGACAGCTCCTAATATGTTGGACCGGGATCTCAATTTGTG GCCTGTATTTACCAACCTTGACGGTAGCTTGAAAAAGGCGGGAGATACGATCAGGCGACCCCAGCTAGCGGCCACTTTACGAACAATCGCCGATAAAGGAGCTGACGTATTTTATCGAGGATCTCTCGCATCTGACATTGTTGCTGATTTGCGCGATGGTTATGTGTTAAAGCTGGGTGGAGAGAGCATTATGACGGAGACTGATCTCGACAATTACAG GACGAACGTAAAACCTGCGTTGAACGTGGCCGTTGGTGACTTCAGCCTCTTTGTCCCAGGACCGCCAGCCAGTGGATCAGTGCTGGCCCTTATTCTGAACATATTAGAAG GTTACAATTTCACCCCAGAGGACATGAATGAAGACCGACAAATGCTGACCTATCATCGCATTGTTGAAGCTTTTCGCTTCGCATACGCCAGGCGTTCGTGGTTGGGTGACGACCGGaccaacaaaaatataaatgagGTAAGAGAG GTTGCAATAAACATGACTTCAAAGTTATATGCTGAATCACTTCGCTTGAAAATCAACGACTCGTTCACTCAAGAGCCAGGATATTACGACGAACAATTCGTTCTCCCTGACGATCGAGGCACCTCCCATCTGTGCGTTGTTGGACCGGGGGGACATGCAGTGTCAATGACCAGCTCATTAAATACGCG CTTCGGGAGCAAAGTTCGTGGTCGAAGAACTGGAATCATTTTCAACAACGACATGAACGACTTTTCATTGCCAGACTGGCCCAATCGCCACG GGCTACCTGAATCTCCATCGAATTACATTGTCCCGGGTAATCGGCCATTTTCAAGCATGTGCCCATCCGTAATTACCCAGACGGATCCACAAACAGGCAagagaaaattgaaaatggtTCTAGGCGTTGCCGGTGGCCCCAAGATCACTACAACGACAGCCATG ATAATTTTGAACTCGTTATTTTTCGGTGATGACGTTGGTACCAGCGTTGCTAAGAAACGCATTCACTACCAAGTTGCTGGCCCAGTCAAGGTTGAAAACGGGTTTGACAAGGCAA TTGTTGATGGATTGATACAAAAAGGACACGATATAGAAGTGGAAAAAGGTTTTTTTTCCCATGTCCAGGCCATTCTCGCCAACGATGATGGAACGTTGAGTGCCACATGCGATTCCCGAAAAGGGGGACGTCCCTTTGGATTTTAG
- the LOC143462792 gene encoding glutathione hydrolase 1 proenzyme-like isoform X4 has protein sequence MTIYNATTGNATVIDAIDVAPILASRDMYGKDQSLTELGTLAVAVPGQIAGFWDAHQRFGKLLWKDLFEPSIKIAEEGYVVGSAHAAAIALTAPNMLDRDLNLWPVFTNLDGSLKKAGDTIRRPQLAATLRTIADKGADVFYRGSLASDIVADLRDGYVLKLGGESIMTETDLDNYRTNVKPALNVAVGDFSLFVPGPPASGSVLALILNILEGYNFTPEDMNEDRQMLTYHRIVEAFRFAYARRSWLGDDRTNKNINEVREVAINMTSKLYAESLRLKINDSFTQEPGYYDEQFVLPDDRGTSHLCVVGPGGHAVSMTSSLNTRFGSKVRGRRTGIIFNNDMNDFSLPDWPNRHGLPESPSNYIVPGNRPFSSMCPSVITQTDPQTGKRKLKMVLGVAGGPKITTTTAMIILNSLFFGDDVGTSVAKKRIHYQVAGPVKVENGFDKAIVDGLIQKGHDIEVEKGFFSHVQAILANDDGTLSATCDSRKGGRPFGF, from the exons ATGACAATCTACAACGCCACAACAGGAAATGCCACGGTCATTGATGCCATTGATGTGGCGCCAATCCTTGCATCACGTGATATGTATGGAAAAGATCAATCGCTTACAGAATTAG GAACActtgctgttgctgtgccCGGTCAAATTGCAGGATTTTGGGACGCTCATCAAAGATTCGGGAAATTGCTTTGGAAAGATCTCTTTGAACCAAGTATTAAGATTGCAGAGGAAGGTTATGTTGTGGGGAGTGCTCACGCTGCAGCCATCGCTTTGACAGCTCCTAATATGTTGGACCGGGATCTCAATTTGTG GCCTGTATTTACCAACCTTGACGGTAGCTTGAAAAAGGCGGGAGATACGATCAGGCGACCCCAGCTAGCGGCCACTTTACGAACAATCGCCGATAAAGGAGCTGACGTATTTTATCGAGGATCTCTCGCATCTGACATTGTTGCTGATTTGCGCGATGGTTATGTGTTAAAGCTGGGTGGAGAGAGCATTATGACGGAGACTGATCTCGACAATTACAG GACGAACGTAAAACCTGCGTTGAACGTGGCCGTTGGTGACTTCAGCCTCTTTGTCCCAGGACCGCCAGCCAGTGGATCAGTGCTGGCCCTTATTCTGAACATATTAGAAG GTTACAATTTCACCCCAGAGGACATGAATGAAGACCGACAAATGCTGACCTATCATCGCATTGTTGAAGCTTTTCGCTTCGCATACGCCAGGCGTTCGTGGTTGGGTGACGACCGGaccaacaaaaatataaatgagGTAAGAGAG GTTGCAATAAACATGACTTCAAAGTTATATGCTGAATCACTTCGCTTGAAAATCAACGACTCGTTCACTCAAGAGCCAGGATATTACGACGAACAATTCGTTCTCCCTGACGATCGAGGCACCTCCCATCTGTGCGTTGTTGGACCGGGGGGACATGCAGTGTCAATGACCAGCTCATTAAATACGCG CTTCGGGAGCAAAGTTCGTGGTCGAAGAACTGGAATCATTTTCAACAACGACATGAACGACTTTTCATTGCCAGACTGGCCCAATCGCCACG GGCTACCTGAATCTCCATCGAATTACATTGTCCCGGGTAATCGGCCATTTTCAAGCATGTGCCCATCCGTAATTACCCAGACGGATCCACAAACAGGCAagagaaaattgaaaatggtTCTAGGCGTTGCCGGTGGCCCCAAGATCACTACAACGACAGCCATG ATAATTTTGAACTCGTTATTTTTCGGTGATGACGTTGGTACCAGCGTTGCTAAGAAACGCATTCACTACCAAGTTGCTGGCCCAGTCAAGGTTGAAAACGGGTTTGACAAGGCAA TTGTTGATGGATTGATACAAAAAGGACACGATATAGAAGTGGAAAAAGGTTTTTTTTCCCATGTCCAGGCCATTCTCGCCAACGATGATGGAACGTTGAGTGCCACATGCGATTCCCGAAAAGGGGGACGTCCCTTTGGATTTTAG